DNA from Drosophila gunungcola strain Sukarami chromosome 3L unlocalized genomic scaffold, Dgunungcola_SK_2 000002F, whole genome shotgun sequence:
AAACCGGCATTATTATATAACGAAAAGCCAGAGGATTGCACTTTGCATCCACGTTTaccaaattcaaaaataagtaaaacgaataaataaattataattttaattaaaaaaactgcTTAAATGTGTGATTCTGTTACAAATgaattatatttgtatatgacgtacaaaaatatatataatttttgtaacaaaaataataaaaataaaactaatgttGCTTTTTACcctcctttttaaaaaaaggtctCACCGGGAGCTGTCACCACTGGACATGGAGCACCCATTGGCATCAAGGATGCCACACAGACGGTGGGTCCTCGTGGTCCTGTGCTGCTGCAGGATGTGAACTTCCTGGACGAGATGTCGCACTTCGACAGGGAGAGGATTCCGGAGCGTGTGGTGCACGCCAAGGGAGCTGGTGCCTTCGGTTACTTCGAGGTGACCCACGACATCTCCCAGTATTGTGCCGCCAAGATATTCGACAAGGTGAAGAAGCGCACTCCCCTGGCCGTAGCGATTCTCCACCGTGGGTGGTGAGAGCGGATCGGCTGATACGGCCCGTGATCCCCGAGGATTCGCCATCAAGTTCTACACGGACGATGGCGTCTGGGATTTGGTTGGCAACAACACACCGATCTTCTTCATTCGTGACCCGATCCTGTTCCCCAGCTTTATTCACACGCAGAAGCGCAACCCGCAGACTCATCTGAAGGATCCGGACATGTTCTGGGACTTCCTCACCCTGCGTCCGGAGTCGGCTCACCAGGTGTGCTTCCTGTTCAGCGATCGCGGCACTCCCGACGGCTATTGCCACATGAACGGCTATGGTTCCCACACCTTCAAGTTGATCAACGCCAAGGGCGAGCCTATCTACGCCAAGTTCCATTTCAAGACGGACCAGGGCATCAAGAATCTGGACGTGAAGACGGCCGATCAGTTGGCCAGCACCGATCCGGATTACAGCATTCGTGATCTGTACAACAGGATCAAGACCTGCAAGTTCCCCAGCTGGACCATGTACATCCAGGTTATGACCTTCGAGGAGGCCAAGAAGTTCAAGTACAATCCGTTCGATGTGACCAAGGTCTGGTCGCAGAAGGAGTTCCCTCTGATTCCCGTCGGCAAGATGGTGCTCGATCGCAATCCCAAAAACTACTTTGCTGAGGTTTGTTCCCCTACTCAATTATCATATTTATTGCgctattttttatacttgttcaaggggaaattttataaaaaattcaatatagATTTTTTGAGCAaagaaattactttaaaagtaACACTAGCTTAGAAAATTCTGGTAGAGTACGACATTTAAATTACGTATATACCACTAAAAAATTTTTCGTTGGgacggattttttttttttaagattttataaagttttggTCAGGAGTATTTTCaagtttattattaatgaattaattaattcttatCTACGGTTATGTTGTGGTTATATTTTACTAATCGTTGgctatttctttaaatttcagGTGGAGCAGATTGCCTTCAGCCCGGCTCATATGGTGCCCGGCATTGAGCCCTCCCCGGACAAGATGCTCCAGGGTCGTCTGTTCTCCTACTCGGACACCCATCGCCACCGTCTGGGACCCAACTACTTGCAGATTCCGGTGAACTGCCCCTACAAGGTGAAGGTGGCGAACTACCAGCGGGATGGACCCATGAACGTCACTGACAACCAGGACGGTGCCCCGAACTATTTCCCGAACTCGTTCAACGGACCCCAGGAATGCCCAAGAGCCCGAGCTCTGTCGTCATGCTGCCCGGTGACTGGAGATGTCTACCGCTACAGCAGCGGAGATACGGAGGACAACTTTGGCCAGGTCACCGACTTCTGGGTGCACACTCTGGACAAGTGCGCCAAGAAGCGTCTGGTGCAGAACATCGCCGGTCATCTGAGCAACGCCAGCCAGTTCCTGCAGGAACGAGCCGTCAAGAACTTCACCCTGGTGCATGCCGATTTTGGTCGCATGTTGACCGAAGAACTTAACCTGGCCAAGTCCTCGAAGTTTTAAGCAGAGGGAACCGCAATCGCCTCAAATTCGATTTGGTGTTTGGCCTTAATTACGATTAATCCACAACGATACCCACTCCGAACGCTTTTCGGCTCTTTGGTTGCGggataaaattgatttaaccACATACTGTGTCTTGTCTTGTtttgatattcaaaattgtCTTAGTTATACACGAAATACAATTATATGCAATggatatataataaattctttattttttgataaaaatatgggctatttttattttagctggTGAAATTTAGTTGCTTgcacaattttaaaaagcttttaagaaAGATAACTATTTTAGCAATCTAAAAAGCATATACAACATATTCTTTTTAGCTTTAATTGTTAGTaaatgttctttaatatttatatttgaagaAAGCACACTATTTTAGCttgatatagttttaaaatttaaaattaattataaatgttGTATATTTTATGAAGGAAGCAAACCCATTTAAATGGTAAATCATTATTACCAATTTACTTAAGTTTTGTTTCTATTCAGtacagttataatttttaattaatctgtttaataataattgttgcTTTTAATTGCACTGATATTTACTTAACCTTTTAACACCGTCCTCTCAGtcatcaaaatataattttggtgTTACCTAGCcattttttagatatttaaattgtttagaGTTCCCACAGGCTAAcgaaatgttaaatttaacgTTTCGCTTAAATCAGCAACAGGTTTCCAGTGACTAAAAAACTGTGAATGTAAAATACCAGTAAATGTACAACTGCACAAAGTATTCCATCTCTAAGGGAGAAGTCTATCGAGTTATCGAGAGCGCGCTCTTTgaattccaaataaattgaCAAAACTGATGTGCATAAAGTAAGcagtacaaattttaaaatctaaacttttttttttaaccattatttgccgttaattatatgaaaattattcgtgaaggaataaaatttgccgctcttgttattgctaattttttttaactttatgcACATACTGTAAACATACTGTCGTTtgagctttttatttttatttcatattttttacaaactatataaaacataaatcatTTGCAAATTTACACAGTATCATTTAAGCTTATAGTAAGGCTATTTGTGTGCTCGTTTCGGTTCGCAATCAAGTATTgagtaaattgtaaatattaaatttttacaaattgcaAAGCATGTATGAAATATGTACGTTCTCTCAGTctagttattaaaaatatcgGCAAGCTAGCACTGCCATTGAACTTAATTTTCCCCACATTTtcgaaatctttttttttttctaaatgcAACAATTAAGTAACATTAAtgtgtatttaaatttgaacaaatatttgtatttaactgAGTTTGCAAACCAGGAGCTAAAGGCCTGATCAACAATATATTATGTTAACTCTTTCCAACACGTTTTGCTAAACAACAGTTCATGTTTTCGTTACAAAACATTAAGCAATTCAGAAATGCAAGTATCGTTAAATATTGTTTCACACTTTTCGCTGTCAGCAAAGGCACTTTTCTTGTACAATTCCCTAAAATGATATGATTTTATCGCTGTGGCCTGTGGTCTGTGAGTTAAATCACGCTAAAGACTAACTAACTAGTGCGTCTTATTTCCCGCTGCCGCGGCATAAACTTGCGCCCATTCGGGGAAAGTGTTGAGGTTGGGATAGACGACCAGGCCCCAGGTTTGACAGAAAATAAACAGAACGACGATGGTAATGATGGTTGGGCCAATTCCGGCAATGGCCATGTCCTTGGTCCGAATGTTGGCATAGCCGGCTACTAGGGCATTGGGTGGAGTGCTTACCGGCAGGTGGAAGGCCATGCTGCAGGCCAAACCCGCGGGCAGGATCAGGTACAGTGGATGAATCTCAATGGCCAGGGCCTAAAGAAGAAAATACATGAATTATGTATTAAAAACCCATTCCGTTTGATTTATTGTATTGCTTTCAACTCACCATCTCAGCCAGCACGGGAATAATGATGTTGGCAATGGCCACGTTGGAGCTGAAAGCGGTCATGAACACAGCCACCAGGATGACCACCAGCAGGAGCACAGCGTTGGGTAGGACCTTCAATCCAATCAGGGCACCGCCAATCATCTTGGCCATGCCGCTCTGCTTGCTGCCCTCGGCCAAAGCAAAACCGCCGCCCAACAGGAACACCAGACCCCATGGCACTTTGCTCTGGATGAACTTCCAGGTGATCAGCGAGGGAGTGGGGGCCGTGGGCACGGGACCACCGCGCTTGCAGCAATAGCGCAGGAAAGCATAGTTGGCAGGCAGGATGAAGCACATGATCACCACGAAAATGGTGGGCATAGAGTTGCGAATGTCCCtggaacaaataaatacatgtacattttatttgttattataaaaaaaatataagcacacaacaaacacaaaagctttgtgttattaaatattagcAGCAATAGAACGCTTGTTTTAGGCAGCAactcttaaataatttagaaaccTGAGCTTAGTCTAGTTTTACTAGAGTAACGAATATCCACTTACACAGTGTCCAGCCAGTCGGCCCAGCCCAAAAAGATGCCCGGCTTGCGGGTGAAGTACATCACAACCATGAAGATGAATAGAATCATCACTTGGATCTCGTGGACGGACATGGGGCCCAGCTCCTTGTAGCGCTGATCGATCACCTTCTTGGCCACATCTGCACCATCCTTGGCCATCTGGACTTCCTGAGCCTCCTTGCTCTTGGGACGCCACAGACCCATGAAGTGCCATTGCAGGAACAGGAATGTGAGGAAGGTGTACACCAGCATCGAAGGCACCGAGTAGAACATGAACGTGGGGAAGTCCATCTTTTCGGTGGACTTGGGGAAACTTGAATCGTAGATGCCCTTGAAGGTCAGATTGGTGGCAGTGCCAATAATGGTTCCACAGCCGCCCAAAGAGGAAGCGTAGGCAATTCCCAAATAATAGCACAGAGTGATCTTGGTGGGGTATGGTGgcctaaaaaatacaaattgcttaaattatatctttaaatcgattaaaattcaACTCAAAATTCTTGAAGAGTATTTTCAAGAAGCTACCTACTCATCTTCGTTGTTCTTCTTGTTGCCACCGACGATTTGGTATTGAGGTTCATGATGGATCTTGCAGACGCCCTGTGCCTGAAGCTCCCCCAGCACAGCCTGGATAATTGGGCACATCATGGCCGTGCAGGCGGCATTCGAGATCCACATACTCAAGAACATTGTAACCATAATCAGGCCGAAGTGTAATCTAAGATGGTGCAACAGAGAAAGTTTGAACTATTTAAATCTTCGATATTTGACCCTATCTCCTATCTATACCTTCGGGGACTGCAGCCCACGATCTGGATTACTCTCAAAGCGAGCCGATTGTGCAGGTTACTGTATTCCACAGCCAGGGCAACCATAATGCCGCCCATAAACATCACCAGCGTATCTTTGAAGTACAAACGGCAAGTCTGATCGGAGCTCTACAAAAGTGGTAAGTGGCAAAACGGTTAAAAACAAagcccatttttttttgtatcaatAATAACTCACCATTATACCCATTATGGGGAACGCCACAATGGGAATCATTGAGGTCACATATAGCGGCAAGGCTTCTGTCACCCAAAACACGGCCATTACCAAGAGCAGGTACATACAACGAAATTCCTGGAGATGATTAAGCAAATCATAAGTTTAagataaaatatgtatttttagaTAATTTAAACTTACGGCGCCCTCGTTCAGAAGCATAACAGGCAGGCAAAGCAGAGGGACCAGAAATACCACCAAACCCTTCCAATGGTTGGCGAAGAAGTTGGACATCTTCACAGGTGGTTGGGGTGGCTCACCAATTTCACTGTGGATTCaagacaattttaaaataagaaaaatattttttataaagatttccaaagtcaaaaatttaccaaaatttttgatttatttaatggaCAGTTATATAATTTAACGAATTATTACCAATTTATGTGGcaccaaaaagacaaaaaaaaaaatataatatagatCAAAGAAAGGCCATTTATCATTAATgatattaatttattgcattcatttatttatccgctaaaatatttttgtcccaaataaaaccaaatccaTCATCATTCAGGCAATCGTTTAAAGTCAATTATCATATTTCATAATACTTACACTTCCATTTTGATGTCCAGCGGAGGTGGTGTGTAGATCTAAAAGCAAATAGAgtagaacaaaaaataaatcaattaagcACTCAAGAATCAAGAACGAGCCCCCTTATAAGAAGCCGAGCGAACCACTTGTTGCCATGTCGTCGTACCCAAAGTAAAGTGAACCTCGTACCGAACCCAACAACCGATTGTCATCGTTTCACGCTTCATTAAAATGCCATCCATCAATATATATGCTATATATGCTAGCCCAAACGTAACCAATTGAAAATCATTTGAAACGAGCACACCATcgcacccaaaacaaaataaataaataaagaagcATATGGAAATCAGGCGCGtgatataatttctttttgcgaaaaagaacaaacaaagcctacaaaaaaaaaaatgggagtGAAATAGAATGGAACGAACGAAAATGCCTAAGTTGTGCTGGAAAATTTGTCAATGTCTGGTTCTGAATATACCATATATTTggtgtatacatttttttttaggcgCGTACTTATGACGACAATTGGCCTGTATTCGGTGTCACAAGCGTCATTTTGCTGCAGCTCAGCTTCAAGTAGTTCTGTCGTTGCATGCGCACATGCAATCGAAACAAAACACATGTGAGTAGAGAGTTACCCACACGTTCTGGGCTAGGAGGCACGTCCTAATTATTGATTCCTGTCAAAGCCTCTTATCGGCCTAAACCAACAATCAATCAAGCCATTAAGCTCCAGACAATATAATAACAGAGCCAGACAACATACCCTTACTTATTAAGCCCTTGACGAAGCCCCCACAATTTGGTTTTGTAGCTACATCTAAACGAAAGCACCCACTAATTATAGATTTCTAAAGACCCAACAGCAATGTCAATGTCAATGATATGAGCATAAAATTTGTGAACTTTTCTGGGGTAAACCAACAGGGACAGATAGATACACATGGAGACAGAGTGTTTTTAAATGGATCTGTGGCGTGCCACATGCAACCTACATATAAAGAGGCCATTGACTGACAGCCCAAAGTGAAATGTCGTCAGGCATTCTATTCTATTGCCTGTAAGATATGGAGTGCCATACAAATACCACATAAATAATGACCAGTTGAATAGCTAATGGCATTAAACCCCATCAATATTTGATGTAGTGAACTGTAAAAGTAAACTACATTATTAAAGTGATCAGAGTTTTGTGTCAACTTACTCATCTACTTTTTATCTTGTGAAAAAatctggtttttgttttgttagttCACaggcattttaaatatttatcagaAGCATTAACGACACAGATatgtgaaataaataagattaatTAGCTTATTAAACAAGTTGCCGCCATTTGTGAAGCGTTTTACAGCGCTTATCTCGgcttgttatttattttttcgccgATGTTGTTATTTCgattgttattttgtttatatgtatatattgtcTACAGTGCTTTTGTTGTGGATTGAACTGATCGTGTGCTTCAGTCAGACGTAATTGGAGATATGCTTTTGTTTATAGGCGACGAACGATGGCATTAAGTTTCACACTGCGCGGCACGAGATCGAGAGGTATCGAAATAGACAACCCGCCTCCGACATGTACTATATCAACCATCAACGTCTATCAttgttttttacaattatGAATTGTTTTAGAAGCTTGGATAGAGAGAACAACTTGGTACGTTGTATAGTAATCAAAAATCCAAAAgttctaaattaaaattcgccaTTCATTAGTGTAAAATAAGCTTGAAAGGCAGACCCGTCGTGCTGATAGATATATTTGCAGTGATCTCACACCCTGATCAAGTCAAAAGTCAGTTATTAATTGAGAAACATTTCCACACggcaattaaatgtatttttatttgaattcgaTCACGAGCATGGTTGGGTTCTGAGAACTTTGAATAGACTAACCTCTCCGAtggtgccacgcccccagtTGTAGCATGTTGTATATAGGAACGCTATCTCCCGCGGAGCTTGTTGCTGTGCCCCTGATAGCGAGACTGAGATGAAAGATCGCCAAAAGAGAGACAGATAGGTGGAGGCAAAAATTGATAAAGTGGAACCAATATTGTAGAACATgctcatatatatattatgcccatatataatatatatttctgtaTAGTGCTTTCGATGAGCAAACAATCTAATTGAGAATTGCCCATCTACGTCAGCGGGTGCCCTGaatatcaatcaaaaattgaatatatatacgCGTCTTCTTATGCACATAAATAGTATGAATTATTACATCTTTATactgcaataaaaatatatatatgcccATGTCTTAATAGTGGAATTTTTCAGTTCGTTTGGAAGTGACTAAGTGGAGTGACAATGATATATGTAGGTTGGGCAAAGAAAAGGCTTCAGAAGCTCTTCAGATCTTAGAGAAAGTTGTGTAAACAATGataaataaaacctttttattaTAAAGATATAGTAGAATATTGTAAGCGTTCTCAAGGATCTAATTACTCAGCAAAAACCACTCAGAAGAAATAGAAAACCCTAAATACAGAAAGAGTTCTAAAAATACTTCATGCTTGATTGAATCCGGATTAGGTATCATCTGTCAATCTAATTAGTACCCAATAAACcgcaattatatataataacagTGAAGGAGCACATGAATTCTAACAGCTTACATCAATAATATGGGGAATAAACTAATAATAGTTGGGAACTACCCACACGGAACACAAAAAGTTCGCGCTTAGTTTCATTTGAAGGGGAAAAAAGGCTTTCCCTTAGGAAAATTGAACTGCCTGACAGCCAAGACGACaatcaaaaaactaaaatcgaATGGAATTGTCTTAGGACCACCATCAACGGTCCAAAGAATTACTTGCCGGCAATTGTCATTGTTGTTTTgcagtaaataaattaatggcCCGTTTACAAACAATTTTCCAAATGCCTTTTGTTTGGCGCTTGGGGCACACTCGACAGATTCAAAGATAGAGAACAACTGCACTATAGCGATAAATAGCGAATAGATATAGtggatgttgttgtttttgtctcAGGGCGTTTTCGATAAGTGGAGTAAAGTGTTTACaagttaattgaaatattggGTCATGGAGAGAGGCACAGCACATTCCAAGGGGACAAGTGTACCCAGCTGGGGcgaaaaaacattatttattaacccTCAAATGCTCACGTATTTGCGTAAATTAGCGTATCAATAAAAACGGGCTATATATAGGAACCTTAAATATCCAATATGTATATGCACAGTTTTTGCTTGAGAGCACCTCGAACATATATTATTGCGGAAGTTAAgtggcaaatttattttacaaaattaccATATTTGGATGAGTAACAGGTTGTCTTTCCACGAACGTGGAAAagagataaataaaattaacatcaataaaaactgcaaaggaattgttcttaaataatattgacaCTTTTAGAAATGAACAATCATATTAATGAAGCATAATAACCACAGAAcaagatttattaaaaaaaacctttctatattttaaaagtacaaatatttttataaacaatgaaaacaaaaacagcaaactattacaaaaacagaaaaaaacatttgtttatcTGAATAGTGACTAATTTATAGTTTAGTTATTCATGCATTGGCAgacaaatattcaaataatttcCGTCTGCCACTCTTTCGTTAGACAAAAAATTCgcaataatttataaattttacagTTTTGCCATACAATTGACTGTAGATAAGAAAAACCagtccattaaaaaaaagaaatccagTTGGCAAATTAGTCGCCATAAAGAtataaacaaagttataaacAATACAAAGTGAGTTGCACTAGAAAAAACTGAGGCCCAGAATTGCgacttaaatattataatttttaaattataatccATTTAActtaacatgttttttttacagtATTTGCTCTGTTACGCAATTGTTCTTCGAGAATTATTAATAGGAAATAGGAATAAAAGCCATGCCAAACCATTGATAAGGCATTTCAGTTTCTAGTTCAAGTGTTTGCTCTGTATGTACAAATCGCGTGTATTGAGAAATATGTAGTCAGAGATGAGTACTTTAGACTCTAATCAGAAGCGGGTTGCCGAGCAAAACCGATTAAGTTAATCCAAAGTACAAATAcgaaagttaaaattaaacatttttattgaagaGTTTTTTCAATAAGTGGGTTAACAGAAAAAACAGTTACCAATAGTAAGGGCAGGACTGTACTTAGGCTTTCTCTGAAAGCAGCCCGACGATTactcattaaaattattcaagTGAACGGACAAATCACCTTACGACATTCGCATACATTTGATATGGAAATTGCAGTCTTTATTCcacttttctttttagttcATTCACACATGCCAAGGCACATGGCAACCAGTAATTGTGTTCTCGCATTTCGGTTGAGGTTAAACTGCGGGGTTATCGCTAGAGAACTTCACAATTGGTCAGCGAAATATGTTTTCAAATGACTTGTTAATTGTATGCAcattggattttatttttatcgtaCTTTCAGAATCAATTTGTGGTTTGCTTCAACGCAAGCGGAAACTGTcgaaacattttataattatcaATAGGAAGGGGGAAGCCAGACGGATCTTGACTCACTAACACAGTTGCCGGGTTTAATGCACTGAAACACAACATAATTGAAATTCAGTAAATGAATCTCTGGAAATTCATTCAACTTTTCACCTTCGTGCGTTTCCACTTCCCTAGCAAATGTTCGGCATATCAATTACAGTTGACCCTGGTACCAGAACgacaataatttatatttttctattcTATTACAAACATGTTTTCATTGTAAGCCAGCCAAATATGGATGACAGGCTGTTCGAGCTGTTGCTAAAATAATTGTTCTAACAATTAGTATGTCAGCGTTGCTGCTATAGAACTATGAACTTGACATTGACATTGTCAACAGAAgtgaaaccaaaacaaagaCGGTAGGGAAATTAGCATATTTAACTGTTCAGGaggtttttttgttcattcagttcctaaaaagaaaaaccccTACTAAAGGCgcatatttacaaaatttctgTTAGTCCAAGAAACAACTgtgaaatgtaaataataaacagaaatggagAGAAATCCAAACAAGTCTCAGTAAATGTTTGACAACCTATATAAACTAACTGAAACTTTCACAACCAAAGGtaggtgcaaaaatatttaaatcaatgaaTAGATGAAGGTTAAGTAACTTAAGTCCCAAAATACACTCTAGGTataaataaccaaaacaaGATAATCccacaatatattttttgaccTCAACGTTCAATGACCACATACAACATACAATTTATTACTGATATCGTTTTATCTTTATACAAAAGCCTACTTCCAACGTCATCTACTACGATGTATTGATATGTTAGTTGGGTGTATTTGATTACGCTGCTTATTAGGTGTGAATTaataaacagaaacaaaaatcaCGTTATCTTTTCTCGCCTAATAAAAAAGGTGCGATTTTTACCTTTAATGGCTCATTTAGAATGATTAGCACAGAGCGAGAATCTTACCAAAATCTACTGaattatatatagtatattgGATAAACAGAACCCAAGATTTGATGAATTATATTAAAtcagaactaaaaaaaatagtttttttttaaccaccTTTTTAAAACCATAGAAAAATCTCTAAATTGCTAAGCATCTGTGTAAGCTCTATGGGTCCACAGAAAgttttgaaaagaaaatgggTTTTTATAACAACTGTGTGTGGAAGTGCAAGTGTAACAGGTAAATAAGTGCAGTGTTATTGTTCAAGTTTACCTGTTAACTGAATTCTAAAAACGTGCCTAACTGGTTTCTAACTAACCGActattttaatgtgtttttatttattggttttaacACCCTATTTCCAGATTGATTTCATTTCCTTATCAGTTGCTCTAGGCCTTGGAATCGCAATGGAAGATAAGACAGTCTTGATTTTTAAGTTTGCAATAATAAACTTAACACTTTATGTATGTATcaaaattagttatttttaaagacaGCTGCTATGATTGTGTAAGCTGACAGAAAATCAGCTGTCATGGATTCACAATGGTTTAGCGGTAAGTTTAAAAGCAGTACTCATTTACAAAGTGAATAAATCAGATTATGTTAAACATCtgtttttgttcaattttgttttctgtgtcaCCTGATCAGCTTCAATGCTCGCCAGACCGCATGTCCAATAATTTCATTGATTGGAGGGATGCTTGTTACTCTTTTGATAAGAAATGATCTGATCGCgaataataatacatttaacaATAGCATGATCACTAGAGACGTACCTTAATTTAACACGACTGTAGGAAAATAACCGAAATCATTGTTGCTAATGAACTGCAATTAAAAACTCATATTCGGggaatatttctaaactatCGAACTGATGTCACCTGATCCTCTAAATAGCATCGATGGAATGAGTTTATAGTAATTAGAAAATAACGTGTGCCAAAAGtaacttatttttatgagATAACTTGTAAAATTCGCATGTATTTTTAGATTAATGTGTCTGATTAAATTAAACCACAATGCATTCCTTTCAGTCTACAAAGGctcttgaaaaaattttttttgattaagaGGAAATGGAATATTACTCTCTCAAAAGAGAGAACTAAAATATAGCGATTTCACCCACACAACCGGCAAGTTCTGCTTGTTTTAAGGCAAACAAACATATAAGGAAATTGTAAACAATAATATGGAAAATTTTTAGTACAAAACATTCAAGTTAGGTTAGCAAAAATAGAACGGGAATCATTGATGCATCTATGTAGATCTGCCCGCTTTTCCACGTGAGTGAAGAAACCCATTGAAGTGGAAATTTCATAAGTGCAAACATCTGTCACTTGCTCCAGTAAATATtagggttttataattttacccATTCATAGATCTTCTATTTAAGTGCAGCACTTTAAATTCTAGATTTTGAAACCTTTTGAGATTGATTTTTTCGTCATTTCAGATATATTTagaatttagatttttattttgtttacttcaaCGACTGGAAAACCTCCCTGGAAAGTGAGTTATGGGAGTCGAACTGTACAAATCGACACTCTGCTTCTTCCTCAGGTGCATTTGT
Protein-coding regions in this window:
- the LOC128257586 gene encoding LOW QUALITY PROTEIN: catalase (The sequence of the model RefSeq protein was modified relative to this genomic sequence to represent the inferred CDS: deleted 1 base in 1 codon) translates to MAERDAASNQLIDYKNCQTVSPGAVTTGHGAPIGIKDATQTVGPRGPVLLQDVNFLDEMSHFDRERIPERVVHAKGAGAFGYFEVTHDISQYCAAKIFDKVKKRTPLAVRFSTVGGESGSADTARDPRGFAIKFYTDDGVWDLVGNNTPIFFIRDPILFPSFIHTQKRNPQTHLKDPDMFWDFLTLRPESAHQVCFLFSDRGTPDGYCHMNGYGSHTFKLINAKGEPIYAKFHFKTDQGIKNLDVKTADQLASTDPDYSIRDLYNRIKTCKFPSWTMYIQVMTFEEAKKFKYNPFDVTKVWSQKEFPLIPVGKMVLDRNPKNYFAEVEQIAFSPAHMVPGIEPSPDKMLQGRLFSYSDTHRHRLGPNYLQIPVNCPYKVKVANYQRDGPMNVTDNQDGAPNYFPNSFNGPQECPRARALSSCCPVTGDVYRYSSGDTEDNFGQVTDFWVHTLDKCAKKRLVQNIAGHLSNASQFLQERAVKNFTLVHADFGRMLTEELNLAKSSKF
- the LOC128257585 gene encoding protein I'm not dead yet isoform X1 produces the protein MATETTKMIYTPPPLDIKMEVEIGEPPQPPVKMSNFFANHWKGLVVFLVPLLCLPVMLLNEGAEFRCMYLLLVMAVFWVTEALPLYVTSMIPIVAFPIMGIMSSDQTCRLYFKDTLVMFMGGIMVALAVEYSNLHNRLALRVIQIVGCSPRRLHFGLIMVTMFLSMWISNAACTAMMCPIIQAVLGELQAQGVCKIHHEPQYQIVGGNKKNNEDEPPYPTKITLCYYLGIAYASSLGGCGTIIGTATNLTFKGIYDSSFPKSTEKMDFPTFMFYSVPSMLVYTFLTFLFLQWHFMGLWRPKSKEAQEVQMAKDGADVAKKVIDQRYKELGPMSVHEIQVMILFIFMVVMYFTRKPGIFLGWADWLDTVDIRNSMPTIFVVIMCFILPANYAFLRYCCKRGGPVPTAPTPSLITWKFIQSKVPWGLVFLLGGGFALAEGSKQSGMAKMIGGALIGLKVLPNAVLLLVVILVAVFMTAFSSNVAIANIIIPVLAEMALAIEIHPLYLILPAGLACSMAFHLPVSTPPNALVAGYANIRTKDMAIAGIGPTIITIVVLFIFCQTWGLVVYPNLNTFPEWAQVYAAAAGNKTH
- the LOC128257585 gene encoding protein I'm not dead yet isoform X2 — protein: MEVEIGEPPQPPVKMSNFFANHWKGLVVFLVPLLCLPVMLLNEGAEFRCMYLLLVMAVFWVTEALPLYVTSMIPIVAFPIMGIMSSDQTCRLYFKDTLVMFMGGIMVALAVEYSNLHNRLALRVIQIVGCSPRRLHFGLIMVTMFLSMWISNAACTAMMCPIIQAVLGELQAQGVCKIHHEPQYQIVGGNKKNNEDEPPYPTKITLCYYLGIAYASSLGGCGTIIGTATNLTFKGIYDSSFPKSTEKMDFPTFMFYSVPSMLVYTFLTFLFLQWHFMGLWRPKSKEAQEVQMAKDGADVAKKVIDQRYKELGPMSVHEIQVMILFIFMVVMYFTRKPGIFLGWADWLDTVDIRNSMPTIFVVIMCFILPANYAFLRYCCKRGGPVPTAPTPSLITWKFIQSKVPWGLVFLLGGGFALAEGSKQSGMAKMIGGALIGLKVLPNAVLLLVVILVAVFMTAFSSNVAIANIIIPVLAEMALAIEIHPLYLILPAGLACSMAFHLPVSTPPNALVAGYANIRTKDMAIAGIGPTIITIVVLFIFCQTWGLVVYPNLNTFPEWAQVYAAAAGNKTH